In Colletotrichum higginsianum IMI 349063 chromosome 3, whole genome shotgun sequence, a genomic segment contains:
- a CDS encoding Major facilitator superfamily transporter: protein MTDEEQTRRAAAEHTSETTPLLNGTTTNGTIPGSAAANDDETTVVAETVSGARLALILGTSYFGVFLGAIDSTIIATLSGPISSEFKSLSLLSWLATAYLISNAACQPISGRLTDIFGRGPGLVFSNLFFAAGNLICGLATSQSAIIFGRVVAGVGGGGLMSISTFLGSDLIPLRQRGVYQGIGNIAYGSGAMLGGVFGGLINDHTAMGWRLAFLVQVPPVLLSAVLVAVLVKVPPKASDKSYLARIDFFGVFLTISFLVLLLLGLNAGGNLVPWSHPLPLTTIPLSIVAFVAFLVWETKVKQPIIPVRLLYNRTILAACLTNLLCTMVMMMAMFYVPLYLQVNGLSATQAGLRILTSPVGVSIMSLSAGYIMKRTGKYVVPGICALILFNTGIIILTQFNEETPAWVNYVVFFLVGGGYGAMLTITLLGCIAAVDHSQQAVITSATYLARSLGGTIGITIGSAVYQNVLRNRLWDRFGDYPDAAEIIRRIRDDLDELKNLPPGWKPGVVDSFMEAFGSVWYTMLGLSILALVFISLMRQHVLHSTLERR, encoded by the exons ATGACGGATGAAGAACAAACCCGgcgagccgccgccgagcatACCTCGGAGACGACGCCTCTGCTCAAtggcaccaccaccaacggcaccatccccgggtccgccgccgccaacgatgacgagaccaccgtcgtcgccgagaccgTCTCCGGCGCCCGCCTGGCCCTCATTCTGGGCACATCGTACTTtggcgtcttcctcggcgccatcgacagCACCATCATTGCCACCCTCTCCGGCCCCATCTCAAGCGAGTTCAAGTCCCTGAGCCTCCTCAGCTGGCTCGCCACCGCCTACCTCATCTCCAATGCCGCTTGCCAGCCCATCTCCGGCCGCCTGACCGACATCTTCGGCCGCGGGCCCGGTCTCGTCTTCAGcaacctcttcttcgccgccggcaacctcATCTGCGGCCTTGCCACCTCTCAGTCCGCCATCATCttcggccgcgtcgtcgccggcgtcggcggcggcggcctcatGTCCATTTCCACTTTCCTCGGCTCCGACCTCATCCCCCTGCGCCAGAGGGGCGTCTATCAGGGCATCGGGAACATCGCCTACGGCTCCGGCGCCatgctcggcggcgtcttcggcggcCTCATTAACGACCACACCGCCATGGGCTGGAGGCTTgccttcctcgtccaggTACCCCCCGTCCTGCTgtccgccgtcctcgtcgccgtcctcgtcaaggTGCCCCCCAAGGCCTCCGACAAGTCCTACCTGGCCCGCATCGACTTCTTCGGCGTCTTCCTGACCATCTCCTTCCTTGTtctgctgctcctcggcctcaacgccggcggcaacCTGGTCCCGTGGTCTCACCCTCTGCCCCTTACCACCATCCCcctctccatcgtcgcctTTGTCGCCTTCCTCGTCTGGGAGACCAAGGTTAAGCAGCCTATCATCCCCGTCCGCCTGCTGTATAACCGcaccatcctcgccgcctgccTGACCAACCTCCTGTGCACCATGGTCATGATGATGGCCATGTTCTACGTGCCGCTGTACCTCCAGGTCAACGGCCTCTCAGCCACCCAGGCCGGCCTCCGCATCCTGACCTCCCCCGTCGGCGTCTCCATCATGTCCCTCAGCGCCGGCTACATCATGAAGCGCACCGGCAAGTACGTCGTCCCGGGCATCTGCGCCCTCATCCTCTTCAACaccggcatcatcatcctcaccCAGTTCAACGAGGAAACCCCGGCCTGGGTCAACTACGTCGTGTttttcctcgtcggcgggggCTACGGCGCCATGCTGACCATCACGCTGCTCGGCtgcatcgccgccgttgaccaTTCTCAACAGGCAGTCATAACTTCAGCGACAT ACTTGGCCCGGAGTCTCGGGGGCACCATCGGCATCACCATCGGCTCCGCCGTTTACCAGAACGTGTTGCGGAACAGGCTCTGGGACCGGTTTGGGGACTAccccgatgccgccgagatcATCCGCCGCATCAGGGAcgatctcgacgagctgAAGAACCTGCCGCCCGGGTGGAAGCCCGGCGTGGTAGACTCCTTCATGGAGGCTTTTGGTAGCGTTTGGTACACCATGCTCGGCCTGtccatcctcgccctcgtcttcatctccttGATGAGGCAGCACGTTCTGCACTCGACCCTGGAGAGACGGTGA
- a CDS encoding Amp-dependent synthetase ligase, protein MGFFDNLMLQMDEGVSGLFGQWNAYTTALVTLLVAIVSYRVVSSQDPDTHPMLLARQAQGSPVRQPGESPVYRSHSAPHGMPLNTGLNVKDAGASKWTRGRDGDLRDIWRRAATGASDDEGKSSAGKGRLLTVLGSENVVEHQLDDITRQINLIGRHIHEQGGIRIAIYLPNSIELLVALFACSFYPNLTAILIPFDVSDEELIMMLRRSAADTVVTAPGAFPFDPVVKAYPALRQVIWVVDEGSAHMDWNEVPQGMGGSVNVATWQEILREAPAEAAKELPPVDKKTEAKDVISFWQSTPGTMEEMVRFTQSNLVSGVAAQLAAVPSTQRLGPSDLFLPADSLTNIHTLILTLAALYSNASVALNSVAGKSTDLALATQGVAPTVLVSTPETLLKTHRESTSRSSSALAKVAHWAQSRSLTENGVMPVASIASRFNSASRPAIGTAPGKLRLIYVADRVGAGSPPLSSRVLSDIRVFTGARVIYALTAPKVAGAVAQTGYYDYRIHDDEQSHFGPPLTSTEILLRDTEKHKNADQSYQGEIIVRGPCVAGNEASIKVAGKIRDDNTLAYA, encoded by the exons ATGGGCTTCTTCGACAACCTCATGCTTCagatggacgagggcgtTTCGGGCCTGTTCGGACAATGGAACGCATACACCACTGCCCTCGTCACCCTCCTTGTCGCTATTGTTTCCTACCGAGTCGTTTCTAGCCAGGATCCCGATACCCATCCCATGCTTCTTGCGCGCCAGGCTCAAGGCTCGCCCGTTCGACAACCAGGAGAATCCCCCGTCTACCGGTCCCACTCTGCCCCCCATGGCATGCCTTTGAACACGGGGCTCAATGTCAAGGACGCTGGCGCTTCCAAGTGGACGAGAGGACGCGATGGAGATCTTCGGGATATttggagaagggcggcgaccggcgcctccgacgacgagggcaagTCGTCTGCGGGCAAGGGTCGGTTATTGACCGTCCTAGGCTCCGAGaacgtcgtcgagcaccAGCTCG ACGACATCACCCGCCAGATCAACCTCATCGGCCGACACATCCACGAGCAGGGAGGCATCCGCATTGCCATCTACCTGCCCAACTCCATTGAGTTGTTGGTTGCACTGTTCGCCTGCAGTTTTTATCCCAACCTTACAGCCATTCTGATCCCCTTTGATGTCTCGGACGAAGAGCTCATCATGATGCTGCGTCGTTCTGCTGCGGATACCGTCGTCACCGCTCCCGGCGCATTCCCCTTCGACCCGGTTGTCAAGGCATACCCCGCCCTCCGTCAGGTTATCTGGGTTGTGGACGAGGGCAGTGCTCATATGGACTGGAACGAAGTTCCGCAAGGCATGGGAGGCAGCGTTAATGTCGCGACTTGGCAGGAGATCCTTCGCGAGGCTCCTGCCGAAGCCGCCAAGGAATTGCCCCCCGTCGACAAGAAGACCGAGGCGAAGGATGTCATCAGCTTCTGGCAGTCAACGCCTGGAACCATGGAGGAGATGGTGCGCTTTACCCAGTCCAACCTGGTATCCGGAGTGGCTGCTCAGCTCGCTGCAGTTCCGTCGACACAACGTCTTGGCCCCTCTGACCTCTTCTTGCCGGCCGACTCCTTGACAAACATCCACACACTCATCCTGACGTTGGCTGCTTTGTATTCCAACGCCTCCGTCGCCTTGAACTCCGTCGCCGGGAAATCCACCGACCTGGCTCTTGCCACCCAGGGCGTGGCTCCCACAGTGTTGGTTTCGACCCCCGAAACCCTGCTGAAGACGCACCGGGAGTCGACCAGCCGCTCGTCCTCTGCGCTGGCCAAGGTTGCTCACTGGGCGCAGTCTCGTAGTCTCACGGAAAACGGTGTCATGCCGGTCGCCTCTATCGCCTCGCGTTTCAACAGCGCATCTCGACCCGCCATCGGCACTGCCCCAGGGAAACTGCGTCTTATCTACGTGGCAGACAGAGTCGGGGCTggatcgccgccgctgtcATCACGCGTTCTCTCTGACATTCGCGTTTTTACCGGCGCTAGGGTTATCTACGCCCTTACTGCCCCCAAGGTCGCAGGCGCTGTCGCTCAGACTGGCTACTACGACTACAGAATCCACGATGATGAGCAGTCACACTTTGGCCCGCCCCTGACGAGCACCGAGATACTCCTGAGAGACACCGAGAAGCACAAGAACGCCGACCAGTCGTATCAGGGAGAG ATTATCGTCCGAGGTCCTTGTGTCGCGGGCAACGAAGCTAGCATCAAAGTTGCAGGCAAGATCAGGGACGACAACACCTTGGCGTATGCATGA
- a CDS encoding Nuclear pore complex component, with translation MSSSGGRAAITTPVRSTPQKSTPIVDSPGTWRHPRLNEITRRRNATTFSEKNVRRIALNIGFLLSLWLSQILTKSYIPAQWLSAPLRSYLGWAYYLVQLFPLANIGMAMLPLFRSEDDLSDIPLTPAQRKLLGLPPSSTAATPDAVYSTPPRYSRTPSLAGSPASNRSFSGSPLSGRGSPALGSSLNGQSYSPSPLNNSPSKFSASLNSNRRSSFGSSTNLGASTSSSLFPDPGTPSPSAGKRTSVGLNNKWLYERGRRSSGSNWMH, from the exons ATGTCGTCGTCAGGGGGCCGAGCGGCTATTACCACTCCCGTCAGATCGACGCCACAGAAGTCTACCCCCATTGTCGACAGCCCGGGCACTTGGAGACACCCGCGCCTCAATGAGATCACAAGGCGGCGCAATGCAACAACCTTCTCTGAGAAGAACGTGAGAAGGATTGCCTTGAACATTGGCTTTCTTCTCAGCCTCTGGCTTTCTCAGATCCTCACCAAATCGTACATCCCCGCACAGTG GCTCAGCGCTCCCCTACGATCCTATCTAGGCTGGGCGTACTATTTGGTCCAGCTCTTTCCGCTCGCCAACATTGGCATGGCCATGCTGCCACTCTTCCGATCCGAGGACGACCTGTCGGATATTCCTCTGACCCCCGCGCAACGCAagcttctcggcctgccgcccagctcgacggcAGCGACTCCTGATGCTGTCTACAGCACACCGCCACGCTACTCGCGCACTCCGTCTTTGGCGGGTTCACCTGCGAGCAACAGAAGCTTCTCTGGCTCCCCGCTGTCCGGCAGGGGCAGCCCGGCTCTCGGGAGCTCCTTGAATGGGCAGTCGTACTCCCCCTCTCCACTCAACAATAGCCCGTCCAAGTTCTCGGCAAGCCTCAACAGCAACCGGCGATCATCCTTTGGCTCTTCGACAAACTTGGGGGCAAGCACGAgttcttccctcttcccgGACCCAGGTACGCCGAGCCCTTCGGCTGGAAAACGCACCAGCGTCGGCTTGAACAACAAGTGGCTTTATGAAAGGGGCAGGCGGTCGTCGGGCAGCAACTGGATGCACTGA